GTCAGAAAATAGTCATCAGTTAAAAAGAACATTAGGATTTACCGTTGCTTTAACCACTATCATTGGAATTGTTATCGGATCGGGAATATTTTTCAAACCTTATGCGATATTTCGAGCAACAGGTGGAGAACCGGGTTTAGGGATTTTAGCTTGGATCTTGGCGGGGCTACTGTCTTTAGCTGGCGCATTAACCGCGTCAGAAATTGCAGCCATGATTCCTAAAACAGGCGGAATGGTTACTTATTTACACGATATTTTTGGACCGAAAATTGGCTTCTTATCAGGATGGGTGGATTCATCGTTGTATCAAACAGGTTCCATCGCTGCTGTAGCAGTTGTTTTTGGCGTCCAAGCATCGAGTTTGCTCGGTCTTGATCCGAATGCCTACTGGCCTAAAGTCGTGATTTCCATTGTGACGATAGTTTTTTTAGGCTATTTATGTAATTTAGGTGCTGAGGCAAGTGGTCGCTTACAAATGGTCTTAACGCTATGTAAAATGATACCGATTACATTGATTGTGGTGGTGAGTTTTGTGAAAGGAACAGGACACGATGTGTTAACCCCACTCGTAGGACCAGAAATTGACCCAGGAAAAGCTTTTTCATTAGCGCTTTTAGCTGCCTTATTTGCCTTTGATGGTTGGATAAGTGTCGGTATGTTAGCGGGAGAAATGAAAAATCCCAGTAAAGATTTACCGCGAGCATTAATTCTTGGTTTAACCATCGTGTCATTAATTTATGTGGTCATTAATATCGCTTATTTATGGGTAATGCCAGCAAATCAATTGATGTTAACAGAAACGCCAGCTGCGGATGTTTCTAGAGTGTTATTTGGACGTTCAGGTGGACAACTTGTATCCATTGGCATTTTAATTTCTGTGTTTGGTAGTTTAAATGGTTTTATTATGACAGCTGCACGTTCCACGTATACGTTTGCTGAAACAAGAAAAATTCCTTTTAGTGAGGCATTGATGAAAGTCAATGATAACGGGTCACCAGTAAATGCGACGTGGTTTGTTGTTATCGTCTCAAGTATTTATTGCTTAACGGGCAAGTTTGATTTATTAACTGATTTATCTACCTTTATGGTATGGATTTTTTACTGCTTAACTTTTTATGGCGTGATTAAATGGCGTCGCGAACGACCAGATGCTATTCGACCTTACAAAGTGCCACTATATCCGGTGATACCAATAATTGCGATTATGGGAGGCGGCTATGTCGTTATTAGCACCTTGATTACGCAGTTTACTTATGCTATTTCAGGTATTATCATCATGCTGGCAGGTTTGCCAATTTATTATTATTACACCATGAAAGAAACGAAAGCAAGTGGCTACCCAGTGAAATCTGAAGATTAAGTAAAAACCTCGGGAACGTTTCTCGAGGTTTTATTGA
This is a stretch of genomic DNA from Vagococcus zengguangii. It encodes these proteins:
- a CDS encoding APC family permease, whose product is MSENSHQLKRTLGFTVALTTIIGIVIGSGIFFKPYAIFRATGGEPGLGILAWILAGLLSLAGALTASEIAAMIPKTGGMVTYLHDIFGPKIGFLSGWVDSSLYQTGSIAAVAVVFGVQASSLLGLDPNAYWPKVVISIVTIVFLGYLCNLGAEASGRLQMVLTLCKMIPITLIVVVSFVKGTGHDVLTPLVGPEIDPGKAFSLALLAALFAFDGWISVGMLAGEMKNPSKDLPRALILGLTIVSLIYVVINIAYLWVMPANQLMLTETPAADVSRVLFGRSGGQLVSIGILISVFGSLNGFIMTAARSTYTFAETRKIPFSEALMKVNDNGSPVNATWFVVIVSSIYCLTGKFDLLTDLSTFMVWIFYCLTFYGVIKWRRERPDAIRPYKVPLYPVIPIIAIMGGGYVVISTLITQFTYAISGIIIMLAGLPIYYYYTMKETKASGYPVKSED